TGCCATGTCCACGTCCAACGATCGGAGAAGGGCGCGAGGTACGGGACCGGCCACTGATATCCGTCTGGCCCGCGCGCGCCGACCAGGTCGCCGAGCAGATGCAGATGGAAGCTCGCGAACGCCAGCAGCGCAGTCAGCCAGCGTCGCTCGCGCGCGACCGCGAAGCAGACGGCCACAACAAGGAGCGCGAACGCTAAGTTGTGTCCGAGAACGTGGTGGTAGTCAGTGAACCAGAGCAGCGGATGCGCGCTGTGCTTGGTTAGCACTTCGGGGATGGCGCCGAGTCCGTCGAGGTCAGGCGCAACACCGGCGAGAGCGATGGCTGCGCGCTCGCGGCGTCCGATGGCGTGCGGGCCGCTGGCGGGCGGAATGTTGGCCACCATCCAGCCAACCAGGAAGTGCGTGACCGGGCTCATGGCGGGCAGCTTACAGTGTCGGCATCGCCCAAACCAAGATGCTTCGCGACTGATACCCCGCCTGGAGAAAGCGGCGGGGCCCCTCGGTCACTCAGCATGACCCTTCGTATCGTGAGTGAAGTGAAAATCAGACCTCGATCATTACGTCGTCGCCTTCGACCTTGATGGGATAGACCGCCGTCTTCAACTCCGGATTGTGTGCGACGGCGCCGGTCTGCGGATCGTAGGCCCAGCCGTGCCACGGGCATACGACCTTGCCTTCCAGGACCACGCCGGTGCCGAGTGGACCGCCGCGGTGGATGCAGACATTGTCCATCGCCGAGATCACGCCGCCCACGTTGGCCACGCAGATCATCTTGCCGTCGAGGGAGAATTCCTTGGCGCGGTTCTCCGCGGGAAGCTCGGCCGTGCTCGCGAGTTTGCGGAACTCTGCCATCGCTCCTGAGAACCGAGAACTGGGAACTGAGAACTACTTCGGCTGCAGCGTCTGCGCGATCATGACTTGCCGCTTGAAGTCCGCCGCCATGTGGTCGGTCAAGCGGACTTCGGTCGGCTTCTTGGCCAGCGACATGGAGTCGATCTTGTCCTGCAACTTGAGCAGCGCGTAGAAGAGATTTTCGGGCCGCGGCGGACATCCGATCACGTAGACATCGGTGGGGACGATGCGGTCCACGCCCTGCAACACGGCGTAGGTATTGAACGGGCCGCCGACGGAGGAGCACGCGCCCATCGAGATCACCCACTTCGGGTCGGGCATCTGGTCGTAGATGCGCTTCACCACCGGCGCCATCTTCAGCGTCACCGTGCCGGCAACGATCATCAGGTCACTCTGCCGCGGGCTGGGACGAAACACCTCCGCGCCAAAGCGCGCGATGTCGAAGCGCGCGGTGGAGCTGGCGATCATCTCGATGGCGCAGCAGGCCAGCCCAAACGTCATCGGCCAGAGCGCCGACTTGCGCGCCCAGTTGAACACGTAGTCCACCGTGGTGATGAGGAAGTTCTTCTCGAACTTGTTTTGCAGCCAGCCCATGCGTCTCCTGATGAACACGCTAGTCTAGAGAGCGGCGCGCAGCCAAGTCAAACGTCTCAAGGGACGTGCCCAACCTCGGCCGCTTGTGCTGTGCAGGGGGATGCGGCGCTTCCTGGTTCATAACGAAAGGCAGAATCATTCCAGACATACGTGCGACACGTCCTACTTCGTAGGCTCCGATTCTCCAATCCGGGGGCATTGTGCTCCGCGTCAGCCATCTTCCCTGCAAAGTACTGCCCTTGACCCTGGACCAGCACGCGAGCACTCCGGCCATCGACAGAGGCTGGCACAAACCAACCGACTTGCAGGGTACAGGTTCGTGGCGGCGGACCGGTCTGCACGCACGAGCGCGAGCGGGATACGAAATCCATGACACGACGCAGTTCCCCGTTAAACACGCGGAAGTGCGCTTCGTTCATCACGTAGATCCCCGTACCGCCTCCACTCGCACGTAGTACCAACTCAAAACGTTGTGGTCCGGGCGAGGTCCACACCGGCGCGAGCTGGAGGCTCACGAACTCGCTCAGGACATCCTTCGCCAAGACCATCTCGTATTTGCACCAGCAGTCGAATGTTGCGATGCGTCTCCAACCGCCTTGCGGCGTCGGCGCTGCGACGGCGGCGAAGGTCAATTGGCTCTCGTATAGGAAGACGGCCAAGATCGCATACTGAGTCGCATCGGCACCCAGCGACGCATAGGTAAGGGTGACTTGGTCGGGGGATACGACTTTTCGACCGGTCACTGTGGCGGGCGAAGTCCGTCCCCAAGTCGCGGAGTGGGCCTGCTTATCCGTCAATCCAACCAAGTCGAGCGCGCCTAATCGCACTCGATCGTCAGGCGAGCGGAGATCTCTCGTGATCGTCTCCGGTAGTGGCCACACGCGAGCGTCGCGGCGGACGCCGAAATTTCCAACTTCATCCGTAAAGGTCGGATGCGCAGTCTGTGCAGCGGCCGAAAGGGCCAGCAGCAGAATGGTTGCGATGATTCCGTGATGCGCCATGCTTTCCCTTCGCAACGGATGAGCACCCGCGAGCGTGCGTTCGCGCCATTTAGCCAAGTCAAACGGGGTGTCTAGCGCTTGCTCCAAGCCCAGCCGGTGATGCGCCAGCCGGCAGTGCCCTTCTGCAGGGCTACGGTGAGAATCGAGGCAGGCTCGGTGGCGCGCTTTCCTTTCTGCTTGAAACTGTACTTCGCCGGCATCACGACGTAAGCGCGGTCGCCGCTGACGTCGACATGCCACGGTTTGCCGAGCGTGACCTTGCCGTCGGTGATGCCGTTTTTCTTGGCGTCGGCGTCATAGTCATGCGCCCAGTCGGCGCAGGCTTTCGGGCCTTGCCACGCGTAGGGCGGAAACTCGTCGACGATGGAGGCTGGCGAGGCACAGGTCGCGAGCGCCGAGGCGACGTCACCCTGGTTGAAGCCGTCGGCGAACTGGTGGACCGCCGCGACCGCGTCGCTCTTGTCCGACGCCGCGGCCAACGCCGCCACCAGCACGATCGCGAGTGCAAAGACTACTTTGCGCATGTTGTCTCCTCTTCCATCTCTTACGTGAACTGTCCGTACGGTGCCGTGCGTCGTTTCAGGGCTTTGGCGGGCGGTCCTTCCCTGCCTGCGCCGACGGATCGTAATCGTGGACCTTCCCACATTTTGGACAAACGGCCTTGGTGTTCTGCTCTTTCATCTCTGTGAGGAAAGTTTTGAACGTCGTTCCACAGCCGCCCTTACATAAGACTTCGATCTCTTTGTCGTCGTTCATGGTCCCGTCCTTCTGAGTGGATGCCAGGCGCTAGAATCTCCCACCCAAGTCACATGGAACGCGATTATAGTTCGACGCAGTGAGGTGCTATGTCTCTCTTTCATGCCGACGCGATCGTGGGTGCGTGTGCCGACCCGGGGTTAGCGGCGACTTGGTGGGAGAAGGCGTTCGACTGCCGTCGTGTGCCCGTGCCGGGTAGCTGGGATGACAGCGCGGATTGTGTCGCACTGCAATTTCCGGGAGACGACGAGCCGGCCATCTGCCTCTCCCCGAAAGCGCGCGACCAGAACAGCTACCCCGTGCCGGTGATCTTCACCGGCAACATCAAAAAGGCTTATCAGGGGTTGCTCGAGCGTGGAGTGGTCGCGGGCCCAATACAAGGCGACGACCCGAAGTTCTTTGAACTTCGCGACGGCGAGGGCAACACGGTCGAGGTTTCAGAGGAGCCCTAGGAAAAAATCTTGTCAAGCCCCTCTCCGCCCCGATTTCTCCCTAACCCACTGAATCGCTTAACGATAAAGTCACAAGATAGTTTTCCGGTTTACCCCTCCCGTTGGCGCATACTGGACATGGCGGGGTGTGCCCACTGAAACGTGCCTACTCCACCGGTGCTTTCCAGAAAGGCGTCGCGCTCTTTGAAAACTTGAACCCAGCCAAGCCATTGGGTAACCCAATCCTTCATTGGGTTACCCAATCCGTAACGTGATGACTTCAAACGGAAATGGGCAAGAATGGGAGGGGGGAGGGGGTAACCCAATCCCCGCGGTGGTTTCGAGCAATCGGGATACCCGATCGCTCATCGGGTGTCCCGATCCGTAACCTGATGGTTCTAAAGACAAATACCCCCACCCCCGGGGGGTAGGGGTATATCCCGATGGCGATGCGGAAACACTAAAGCCGGACAGCCCTTCCGTAGATCGGTTCTAGTAAATCTGATACGGCGGCGCGGACGACCGCACGTTCGGCTTTTCGGCCGTCAGCAGCAGCGCGCCGATCTGCTTGAAGTCGCGCAACTCTTCCGCGTTCTTGAACCACTTGCCGGAATATTCGTCGGGCGTGGGCGAGAGGTCGGGGACGTGCCGCGCAGCCACGTTCTCGAAGGCGTGCGCGCGCAGCAGCTCCACGTAGTCCTGCTCGGAGCGCGCCTGCACCGGGACGTTCAGCGCCTCCACCCAGCGCAGCGAGTGTGGGTTCTCCTTATATAGGTTGATGAGGATGAAGAGGCGGCCCTTGGGCGCCATCACGCGAAACAGTTCGTGGGCGGCGCGGTCCTGGTCGGCGTAGTAGTAGAAGCTCTCGACGGAGAGCACTTTGTCGAAGAAGTTCTCTTCCCAGGGAAGCTGGTGCGCGCTTCCCCAGACGAACATCACGTTGTCGAACTCGGTGGAAGTGGCGCGAGCGCGGCGGATCATCTCGTCGGAGATATCCACGCCGATGACCTGGCCGTGTCCCTGCGGACCGTCACCGACCATGCGCGCCAGGATGCGCGTGGCCCAGCCGGCGCCGCATCCCATATCGAGCACGCGCTCGCCGGGACGCAGGTCCATCAGCCGCAGCGTCTGCTCGACGATGGACGCGTGGTGGCGCTCCATCTCCTCGCCGCGCCCGGCAGCGGCCCAGTCGTTGAACTCCTTCTGCATCTGCTCGTCGATGGTCATCGGCCTATTGTAAGAGTTCACGCTTGTCATTCCGAGCCCGCCGTGGCGGGCGAGGAATCTGCTTTTCCTGCGGAGGCTTCGCCGTGCTACATTCGCGCGCATGCCTGAACCTCCCGCCGAGGTCCCTAAAGAACGCCCTGCGGTGCTGGACACGCTCTATTGTCCCAAGTGCGCGCGCGAGGTCACCGATCCACTGACGTGCGGCGACTGCTCCGCGGTGATCTGCCGCGTCTGCGGCACACCACTCGAGGCCGCCGCCGACCTGGGGATGGGATAAAGGATGACCGGAGCCGCCCACGCCGCTGACTCGAAATCGCAGGCATCAGGAGAAGGCCAGCAGCCCACGCTGGTCCGCGGACTCACGCTGGTGGATTCCGTCCTGCTGCTCGTGGGCGGCATCATCGGCTCGGCCATCTTCCTGGCGGTAAAAGACACGGCCGCGCCGTTGCCGCATCCGCTGTGGCTGATCGCGGTGTGGGTGGTGGGCGGCGCCATCACGCTGCTGGCCTGCTTCGCTTTCGCCGAGTTGGGCGCGATGTATCCCGATTCCGGCGGACAGTATGTCTACCTGCGCGAGGCCTACGGCGACCTGGCCGCGTTCCTGTTCGGCTGGATGGTCATCACGGTGAACTTTTCCGGGACCATCGCCGCGCTCGCCGTCGGTTTCGCGGCGTATTCCGAGGCCATCATCCCTTACGGCGCGGACAAAGTACTGCTCGCCGTGGGCTCGTGGTCCCTCACGCGCGCGGGCGTGCTCGCCATCGTCGCCATCGGCGTGCTGACGTGGGTGAACGTGATCGGACTGCGCCGCGCGGCCACGATGCAGAACATCGCCACCTGGACAAAGTTCGGCGCCATCGCCATCTTCGTGGTGCTCGGCGTGACCATCGGACGCGGCTCGTGGTCGCACTTCACGGCGGTAGCCCCCCTGCCCACCGCCGATCTGTTCAAGGGATTCGGCGTCGCGCTCATCGCGGTGTTCTTTGCTTACGACGGATGGAACTACATCACCTGCGCCGCGGGTGAGGTGAAGGATCCGCAGAAGAATATCCCGCTGGCGCTGGTGCTGGGCGTGCTCGCCGTCGGCGCGGTCTACATCTCGATGATCGTTGTTTACCTCTACGCTTTGCCCATCGAGCGCGTGGCGTCGGAGGCGACCATCGCGAACACCGCGGCGATATCGCTGTTCTCGCCGGCGGTGGGACGCTGGGTCAGCGTACTGATCGCGGTGAGCTGCTTCGGCGCAGCGTCGGCATGCACCCTGGCCGGCGCGCGCGTGGTCTACGCCATGGGACGTGATGGCGTGTTCTTCCGCGCCATGGGCTACGTGCATCCGAAGTACCGCACGCCGTCGCTGGCGCTGATCGCGCAAGGCATATGGTCGGCGGTGCTTGCTGTCAGCGGACGCTATGACCAGCTCTACACCTACGTGATATTCGTCGGCGTGCTGATGTACACGCTCACCGTGGGCGCGGTATTCATCCTGCGGCACAAACGTCCGGATGCGCCGCGTCCGTATCGTTGCACCTGGTATCCGTTCGCGCCCGCAGCTTACATCGTGCTCTCGCTGATCTGGTGCGGGGTGGTCGTGTTCCAGCGTCCCAAGGAAGCCGCGGCGGGGACGCTGATCGTGTTGCTCGGAATCCCGGCGTATTTGTATTTCAAGCGGAAACTGAAGACGGCCGCGTAGCGCTGCGTTGTCCGCACTTTCCAAGAGCGCTGCTGCTCGATAGGATTACAGGCTGGTATCCGGATAACGAATCCGCATGAACGCTGACTTAGAAAAGATCCTGCGCAGTTACGACGACACCGCGCCGCTCGAGCGCGCCTCGACCATTCCCGGCCCGTGGTACGCGGACGAGCGCATTGCCGAGCTGGAGCGGCAAACCGTTTTCGGGCGCACCTGGCAGATGGTCGGACGCGCGGAACAGGTGGTCGAGCCCGGACAGTACCTCACTGCGGAGGTCGCGGGCGAACCCGTCGTTGTTGTGCGCGGCAGCGATAGCGAACTACGCGCATTCTTCAACGTGTGCCGCCATCACGCGGCCGCGGTGATGACGGAAGCGGAGGGAAAGGCTTCCGTCCTGCGCTGCCCGTATCACGGTTGGACCTACGGCCTCGACGGCACGCTCAAGGGCGTGCCGGAGTTCGACGGGGTGCAGTGCTTCGAGCGCGAGAAGACGGGCCTGGCGCCGGCGCGGGCCGAGACGTGGGAGAAGTTCGTCTTCGTCTCGCTCGACGCGCACGCGCCGCCGCTCGCGGAGCATCTCGGCGCGATGGTCGAGCGCTTCCAGCCGATGCGTCTCGACAAGCTGCACTTCGCCGGACGCCGCGTCTTCGAGCTGAAGTGCAACTGGAAGGTCTTCGTCGACAACTATCTCGATGGCGGATATCACGTGCCGCATCTGCACAAGGGGCTGAACAGCATCCTGGAGTACAAGAACTACACCATCGAGAACGAGGGGCGCTTCTGCCTGCAATCCAGTCCCATAGACGCCAGCGGCGGCGAGCAGCTGACGGCGCAGGTGCGGCAGGGACGCGCACTCTACTTCTGGCTTTATCCCAACGTGATGTTCAACTGGTACGAGGGCTACCTCGACACCAACCTGGTGCTGCCCCTCGCCATCGACCGCATGGCGGTGGTCTTTGAGTTCTACTTTGCGGACGTGAGCGCGGCGGCCGCGGCGCGTAACCAGCAAAGCATGGACGTGAGCGAGCGCATACAAGATGAAGACCACGCCATCTGCGAGTCGGTGCAGCGCGGATTGAAGTCGCGAGCTTACGGAGCAGGTAGGCTCTCGGTGCGTCGCGAGGCGGGTGAGCACCTGTTCCATCGCCTGCTGGCGCAGGACTTGAAGAGCGCGATCGGGAAATCGGTCGCCGCGGACTGAGCCGTATCTTTGGCTTGCAACCCTAGCGCAGCTGCTTCAGGATCTCGCGCGCGGCGTTGGCGCCCGATGCGCCGGTGAGTCCGTTGCCGGGGTGCGTTCCTGAGCCGCAGAGGTACAGCCCTTCGACCGGCGTGCGATAGCGCGCCCACCCGAGCAACGGACGCATGGTGAAAAGCTGATCGAGCGCCAGCTCGCCGTGGAAGATCTGTCCGCCGGTCAATCCGAACTTGGTTTCGAGATCAAGTGGCGTGAGCACTTGCCGGGCTTCGATGGTGCCGGGCAGTTCGGGCGCGTACGCCACAAGTGTTTTCACGACTGCGTCGCCCAACGCTTCGCGCTGCGAATCCCAATCGCCCTCGCGCAGTTTATACGGCGCAAAGTGGACGATGACCGACATCACATGCTTCCCTGCCGGCGCCAGCGACGGGTCGAGCAGCGAAGGGATGCTGACGTCGAGATAAGGATGTTCGGCGAAGCGACCATACTTGGAGGCGTCAAAGGCGCGTTCGAGGTAGTCGATCTCCGGACCGATGTGGATGCGGACCGCGCCGGCGCCAGCGTCGTTCCCCTTGAGCGCGGTGAACTTCGGCTCAGACCCGAGCGCCAGGTTGACTTTGGCGGTGGTGCCGCGGCAGCGGTAGTGCTGCAATTTGGAGATGAAGTCGGGACCGAGATGCATGGGATCGACCATGCGCAACAGTGTGTTGCGCGGGTCCGCGTTCGAGACCACGGCAGCAGCGGCGACTTCTTCGCCATTCGTCAGCACCACGCCGCGCGCGATACCGTCTTTGACTACGATCTGCGCGACAGGCGCCCCGGTGCGGATCTGCGCGCCGGCGGCCTTCGCGGCGTCGGCGAGCGCGTCGGTGAGCCTGCCCATGCCACCGCGCGGAAAGGCTGCCGGGCCGGCGGGATGTGGGTCGGCGACAGCGTGCAGCAAGAGTGCCATGGTCGAGCCGGCGGACCAGGGACCGAAGTTCGTCCCAAAGATGCCGCGTGCCGCGATGGCGGCGCGCAGCAGTTCGGTCTCACAAAACTCGGCAACGAAGTCCGCGACCGCCATCGGTCCCCAGCGCAGCAGGCGGAACATATCCTTGCGGCCGAGCGAGCGGAACTTCTTTCCCGCCTTCAGCATTCCCCAGGCATCGCCGGCCGAGGGGTGATCGATCTCCGGCGGGGTGAGCGCGAGCACTTCTGCGATGACCGCGCTCACCTGCGCGAGCACGTGTGCGAACTCGGGATACTTGCCGGCGTCTTTCTGCGAGAATCGCCCGATGGCTTCTGCACTGCGCTTGGTGTCGCCGTAGAGAGCTAGCGCGCGGCCGTCCGGAGAGAGCGCGACCAGACGCGGGTCGGGTCGCAGCATGTCTTTGCCGCCCAGCTCGAGACCCCGCAAGTTCATGTCGCGCGTGATATCGGCACGCAGCGGGCCTTCGGCGTGCAGCAGCGCGGAGCATTTGAATCCGGGATGGAACTCTTCCGTGACCGCAACGCCGCCCACCATCTCGCGACGCTCGAGCACGAGCGGCTTCCACCCGGCCTTGGCGAGGTAGAAGGCGGTGATAAGGCCGTTGTGGCCGCCGCCGATGACGATGATGTTCTTGTCGGCGATGGCTAGGCAGCTCCGCGTTTGAAGTCTTTGAGGATCTCGAGTGCGGCCAGCCGTCCGGGGGCGCCCATGATGCCGCCGCCGGGATGCGTGGCCGAGCCGCACATATAAAGGTTGTCGATCGGCGTGCGGTACTGCGCCCAGCCGGGTATCGGACGCAGGAAGAACAATTGCTCGAGCGAAAGCTCGCCCTGAAAGATGTTGCCCTCGGTGAGACCGAACTCGCGTTCGAGGTCGAGCGGCGTGAGCACCTGGCGTCCCACGATGATGTTGCGGATGTTGGGCGCGTGCTCGGCGATGGTGTCGATCACGGTGTCGCCGAAGGCTTCACGCTGCTCGTCCCAATCCCCTTCCGCCAGCTTGTAAGGCGCGTACTGCACGAAGCAAGACATCACGTGCTTGCCCGGCGGCGCGACCGAAGGATCAGTGAGGCTGGGGATGACCATGTCGATGTAAGGACGGCGCGAGTAGTGGCCATACTTGGCGTCGTCATAGGCGCGCTCCATGTAGTCCACGCTCGGCGAGATGGAGATGGCGCCACGCAAGTGCGCGCCCGGGCCGGGGATAGCCTTGAAATCCGGCAGCGCGTCGAGCGCGAGGTTCACCTTGCCGGAGGAACCGCGGAACTTGTAGCGGCGCACCTCTTCCAGGAACTCCGGCGGCAACTGGCTGGGATCGAGGAAGCGCAGGAAGGTGAGGTGCGGATCGACGCTCGAGGAGATGACGCTGGCGAAAAGTTCGTCGCCATTGGCGAGCGCCACACCGATGGCCTTGCCGTTCTTCACCAGGATGCGCGCGATGGGCGCCTCGGTGCGGATCTCGACGCCCGCCTCGCGCGCCGCATCGGCAATGGCGTTCGAGATCGCGCCGGTGCCGCCGCGGGCGAATCCCCAGGCGCGGAAGGCGCCATCGATCTCACCCATGTAGTGGTGCAGCAGCACGTACGCGGTACCCGGCGAACGCACACCCAGGAAGGTCCCGATGATGCCGGAGGCGGACATCGTGGCCTTGAGCACGTCCGTCTCGAACCACTGGTCGAGATAGTCCACCGCGCTCATGGTCATGAGCTGGACCTGGTTGTACTTGTCCTCGTAGCTCAGCCCCTGGAAGCGCTTGCCGAGAAAGAGCAGCTTGCCGATATCGCGCGGCGAGAGCTTGGTGGGGTCCGGCGGCGTCATGTTGAGGATGGGTTTGACGAAGCGGCACATGTCGAGCATGGTCTTGCCGAATTCGTCGTAAGCCTCGGCGTCCACACGCGAGTGGCGAGCGATCTCGCGCCGCGTCTTGCCGTGATCGTTCACGCGCCAGAGATGGTCGCCGTTCGGCATGGGAGTGAAAGTGCCGTCGAGTGGCAGGATCTCGAGCCCGTGACGCGGCAGATCGAGCTCGCGGATGATCTCGGGACGCAGCAGCGAGACCACGTACGAAGCGACGGAGAACTTGAACCCGGGGAAGATCTCTTCGGTGACGGCCGCGCCACCGAGCACGTGGCGGCGCTCCAGCACGAGCACCTTCTTACCCGCGCGCGCGAGGTACGCGGCGGTGACGAGGCCGTTGTGGCCTCCACCGATGATGATGGCGTCGTACTTAGTAGCCATGCTTAGTAGCCATGCTTAGTGGCCATGCTTAGTGGCCATGCTGGTTGGGCATTTTTACGATGTCAGAGGCGAATCGTCATTCTACCGACGAAGCTCGGTTTTGTCTGCGGGGGCGGCGCGCACTGGGTCAGCGTAGTGCAGTTGTTTATAATCGCGACGTCATTCGCGTAGTCGTCATTCGTGTAGTCGTCATTCGTAGTCCAGGAGAAGCGCCCTGTGCCGATCGGAACCGCATTCCACGAACGCACCTTCCCGCTCTGCGAGAGCCTGAACTACCGCGAGTGGTCGGGATACTACACGGTCAGCGCCTACGAGATGCACCATGAGCACGAGTACAATGCCATCCGCAACGCCGCCGGTCTCATCGACGTTTCGCCGCTCTACAAGTACCGCATCACCGGGCGCGACGCCACGCGCTTCGTCGATCGCGTGAACGTGCGCGATGTGAACAAGGTCGCGGTGGGCCAGGTGATCTACACATGCTGGTGCGATGAGCAGGGCAAAGTCGTCGACGATGGCACCATCTCGCGGCTCGCCGAGAACACCTATCGCTGGACGGCGGCCGACCCTAGCTTGCGCTGGTTCCGACAGAACGCGCTCGGCATGGATGTCTCTATTGAAGACATCTCCGAGCAGGTGGCTGCGGTCGCCCTCCAGGGCCCAACATCCGGAAGACTGCTGGCGAAGATCACCACCGATGCCAACATCGATATCCGCAAGCTAAAGTATTTCCGCGTGACGTCGGCGAAGATCGCCGGCGTTCCGGTGGACATCTCGCGCACCGGCTACACCGGCGACCTCGGGTACGAGATCTGGATGCCGTGGAACGACGCCGTGAAAGTGTGGGACGCGCTCACCGCGGCGGGCCGCGAGTTCGATCTGCACGCCGCCGGCATGCTGGCCCTCGACGTGGCGCGCATCGAGGCGGGCCTGCTGCTGATCGAGGTGGACTACAACTCGAGCAAGAAGGCGCTGATCGAGTCGCAGAAGTTTTCCCCGTTCGAGATCGGGCTGGGGAGGCTCGTCCATCTCGAGAAGCCGAACTTCGTTGGGCGCGCCGCGCTACTCGAAGAACAAAAGCGTGGCCCGGAGCGGCAACTCGCGGGCCTCGAAGTCGACTGGATCGCGGTAGAGAAGGAGTACGACGCGGTCGGGCTGCCGCCGGTCGCTCTCAGCATGGCGTCGCGCGTGCACGTGCCCGTCTATCGCGACGGCAAGCAGATCGGCAAGGCGACCTCGACCACGTGGTCGCCGACGCTGAAGAAGATGATCGCGCTGGCCAGCGTCGCCTCGCCCCATGCCGCACTCGGCACCAAGTTGTACATGGAGATCACGGTGGAGGCGATGCGACGCACTGTCCCGGTGACGGTGGTGAAACTTCCCTTCTTCAATCCGCCACGCAAGACGGCTACGCCGGCGTGGTGAGAAGGCGTGCGCCGGCAGCGCTCGACCGCCCGGCAGTTCGCACGAGTCCTCCGAATCAGCCCCGCCCGCATGAGCCG
This region of Acidobacteriota bacterium genomic DNA includes:
- a CDS encoding aminomethyltransferase family protein — its product is MPIGTAFHERTFPLCESLNYREWSGYYTVSAYEMHHEHEYNAIRNAAGLIDVSPLYKYRITGRDATRFVDRVNVRDVNKVAVGQVIYTCWCDEQGKVVDDGTISRLAENTYRWTAADPSLRWFRQNALGMDVSIEDISEQVAAVALQGPTSGRLLAKITTDANIDIRKLKYFRVTSAKIAGVPVDISRTGYTGDLGYEIWMPWNDAVKVWDALTAAGREFDLHAAGMLALDVARIEAGLLLIEVDYNSSKKALIESQKFSPFEIGLGRLVHLEKPNFVGRAALLEEQKRGPERQLAGLEVDWIAVEKEYDAVGLPPVALSMASRVHVPVYRDGKQIGKATSTTWSPTLKKMIALASVASPHAALGTKLYMEITVEAMRRTVPVTVVKLPFFNPPRKTATPAW